Proteins encoded together in one Rhizobium bangladeshense window:
- a CDS encoding glycoside hydrolase family 127 protein: MTKSSNDRQFRPVAVPDVELGGFWGKWQDAVCNSTAETLLDRCVEAGMLKAIDVSQPSPGIVIPIQPWGGTTQMFWDSDLGKSIETIAYSLYRRPNPQLEARADEIIDMYEKMQDKDGYLNAWFQRVEPSRRWTNLRDHHELYCAGHLMEAAVAYYQATGKRKLLDIMCRYADYMIKVFGHGEGQIPGYCGHEEIELALVKLARVTGENRYLDLSKFFIDERGTEPHFFTAEAARDGRSAADFHQKTYEYGQAHLPVREQTKVVGHAVRAMYLYSGMADIATEYKDDSLTAALETLWDDLTTKQMYITGGIGPAASNEGFTDYYDLPNDTAYAETCASVGLVFWASRMLGRGPDRRYADVMEQALYNGALPGLSTDGKTFFYDNPLESAGKHHRWKWHHCPCCPPNIARLVTSIGSYMYAVADDEIAVHLYGESTARLRLANGAEVELEQATNYPWDGAVAFTARLAKPARFALSLRIPDWAEGATLSVNGAMLDLGADVRDGYARIDREWADGDRVALYLPLALRPQYANPKVRQDAGRVALMRGPLVYCVETTDNGDDLNTIVLPRELPAAETVVLRELNDAVALDLKVEREETSGWGTPLYRKAPAERQVATARFVPYHLWDNRAPGEMLVWVQSGK, encoded by the coding sequence ATGACCAAATCAAGCAACGACCGCCAGTTTCGTCCCGTCGCCGTTCCCGATGTCGAGCTCGGCGGCTTCTGGGGCAAATGGCAGGATGCAGTCTGCAATTCCACCGCCGAGACCCTGCTCGACCGCTGCGTCGAGGCCGGCATGCTCAAGGCGATCGACGTCAGCCAGCCGAGCCCGGGCATCGTCATTCCCATTCAGCCATGGGGAGGGACGACGCAGATGTTCTGGGATTCCGACCTCGGCAAGTCGATCGAGACGATCGCCTATTCGCTCTATCGCCGGCCCAACCCGCAGCTCGAGGCGCGCGCCGACGAGATCATCGACATGTATGAGAAGATGCAGGACAAGGACGGCTATCTGAATGCCTGGTTCCAGCGCGTCGAGCCATCCCGCCGCTGGACCAACCTGCGCGACCATCACGAGCTCTATTGCGCCGGCCATCTGATGGAAGCCGCGGTCGCCTATTATCAGGCGACTGGCAAGCGCAAGCTGCTCGACATCATGTGCCGTTACGCCGATTACATGATCAAGGTTTTCGGCCACGGTGAGGGACAGATCCCCGGCTATTGCGGCCATGAGGAAATCGAACTGGCATTGGTCAAGCTTGCCCGCGTGACCGGCGAGAATAGATATCTCGACCTCTCGAAATTCTTCATCGACGAACGCGGCACCGAGCCGCACTTCTTCACGGCCGAGGCTGCTCGCGACGGCCGCAGCGCTGCCGACTTCCATCAGAAGACCTATGAATATGGTCAGGCGCACCTGCCGGTGCGCGAACAGACGAAGGTCGTCGGCCATGCGGTGCGCGCGATGTATCTCTATTCCGGCATGGCCGACATCGCCACCGAATATAAGGACGACAGCCTAACGGCGGCGCTAGAAACGCTCTGGGACGATCTGACAACCAAGCAGATGTACATCACCGGCGGTATCGGCCCGGCCGCATCCAATGAAGGTTTTACCGACTATTACGACCTGCCCAATGATACGGCCTATGCGGAGACCTGCGCCTCAGTCGGGCTGGTCTTCTGGGCGAGCCGCATGCTCGGGCGCGGGCCGGACCGGCGTTATGCCGACGTCATGGAACAGGCGCTCTATAACGGCGCGCTGCCCGGCCTTTCCACAGACGGCAAGACCTTCTTCTACGACAATCCGCTCGAAAGCGCGGGCAAGCACCATCGCTGGAAATGGCACCATTGCCCATGCTGCCCGCCGAATATCGCCCGCCTGGTGACGTCGATCGGCTCATACATGTATGCCGTTGCCGATGACGAGATCGCCGTGCATCTCTATGGCGAAAGCACCGCCCGGCTAAGGCTTGCCAACGGCGCCGAGGTGGAGCTGGAGCAGGCCACCAATTATCCGTGGGACGGCGCCGTCGCCTTCACTGCCAGGTTGGCAAAGCCTGCCCGATTCGCGCTGTCGCTACGCATTCCGGATTGGGCGGAGGGCGCAACACTCAGCGTCAACGGGGCGATGCTCGACCTCGGCGCCGATGTTCGCGATGGATATGCGAGGATCGACCGCGAGTGGGCGGACGGCGACCGCGTCGCCCTTTACCTGCCGCTGGCGCTTCGGCCGCAATATGCCAATCCGAAAGTGCGCCAGGATGCCGGCCGCGTCGCCTTGATGCGCGGCCCGCTCGTCTACTGCGTCGAAACAACGGATAATGGCGACGATCTCAACACCATCGTCCTGCCCCGCGAACTCCCGGCCGCCGAAACCGTCGTGCTGAGGGAGCTCAACGA
- a CDS encoding carbohydrate ABC transporter permease yields MSTSRERHARKAIRTKSAYHLTGIAISVFFLAPFVITLLASFRPGTESSLPPLPPWPTSGVSFDAYALLDTFGAGIWRHMINSLFVSVATVVLTVLVSLLAGYGFSRYRFPMKNVLFVLIIATLMIPFQSILTPLFIILAKLGLNNSLLGLTLVYVTLQLPFSVFMMRNAFDAVPKEIEEAARIDGARDLRLLARVLLPLVLPGVATVAIFAFLNAWNEFLAALVLLSSNEKYTLPVLMTAVRAGRLGAINWGAVQAGVVVMTIPCLIVFLLLQRYYMRGLMAGAVK; encoded by the coding sequence ATGAGCACGTCAAGGGAGCGCCACGCGCGCAAGGCCATCCGTACGAAGTCGGCCTATCATCTCACAGGCATCGCGATCTCGGTCTTCTTTCTCGCCCCCTTCGTGATCACGCTTCTCGCCTCCTTCCGGCCGGGCACCGAATCCAGCCTGCCGCCCTTGCCGCCATGGCCGACATCCGGCGTCAGCTTCGATGCCTATGCGCTGCTCGATACGTTCGGCGCCGGCATCTGGCGGCACATGATCAATTCGCTATTCGTTTCGGTCGCCACGGTGGTGCTCACCGTTCTCGTCAGCCTGCTCGCCGGCTACGGGTTTTCGCGTTACCGCTTCCCGATGAAGAATGTGCTCTTCGTGCTGATCATCGCCACGCTGATGATCCCATTCCAGTCGATACTGACGCCGCTCTTCATCATCCTGGCAAAACTCGGTCTCAACAATTCGCTGCTCGGGCTGACGCTCGTCTATGTGACGCTGCAGCTGCCTTTCTCCGTCTTCATGATGCGCAACGCCTTCGACGCCGTGCCGAAGGAAATCGAAGAGGCCGCCCGGATCGACGGCGCGCGCGATCTGAGGCTCTTGGCGCGTGTTCTGCTGCCGCTGGTGCTTCCCGGTGTCGCGACGGTGGCGATCTTTGCCTTCCTCAATGCCTGGAACGAGTTTCTCGCCGCGCTCGTGCTGCTTTCCAGCAATGAGAAATACACCTTGCCGGTGCTGATGACGGCGGTTCGTGCCGGGCGGCTCGGCGCCATTAACTGGGGAGCGGTCCAGGCTGGCGTCGTCGTCATGACGATCCCCTGCCTGATCGTCTTCCTGCTGCTGCAACGCTACTACATGCGCGGTCTGATGGCCGGCGCGGTGAAATGA
- a CDS encoding carbohydrate ABC transporter permease, with translation MTGPGSNTLLPRRKRRRRSNWRGPLYIAPAMALVIVFFVMPVLFTGWMSLHNWPLMGASRWIGFNNYFRMVNDTRFMAALNFTAYYTVIVTIAIFAVAFPLAIFVEKERQFVGTYRTIIFLPVVVGLATASLLWVWLANVDSGFIGPALKALGLLEKSPNLLATFDTAFLTVVVMVVWKIAGFTMIILLTGLQAIPSELTEAARIDGAGRWQRFRHLTLPLMRKTIALALIVSVTGSILAFDQFYIMTAGGPQNKMISVVYYIFNQSFVSFNLGYGAALSIALLAILVAISIVQLWLLRVGEERP, from the coding sequence ATGACCGGTCCCGGTTCGAATACCCTATTGCCTCGGCGAAAGCGGCGGCGCAGATCGAACTGGCGCGGCCCTCTCTACATCGCGCCGGCCATGGCGCTGGTCATCGTCTTCTTCGTCATGCCGGTTCTCTTTACGGGATGGATGAGCCTTCACAACTGGCCGCTGATGGGGGCATCGCGCTGGATCGGCTTCAACAACTATTTCCGCATGGTCAACGACACCCGCTTCATGGCGGCGCTGAATTTCACGGCCTATTATACCGTGATCGTCACCATCGCGATCTTCGCCGTTGCCTTTCCGCTGGCAATCTTCGTCGAGAAGGAACGTCAGTTCGTCGGCACCTATCGTACGATCATCTTCCTGCCCGTCGTCGTCGGCCTTGCCACAGCCTCGCTGCTGTGGGTCTGGCTCGCCAATGTCGATAGCGGCTTCATCGGCCCGGCCTTGAAAGCGCTCGGTCTTCTGGAAAAGAGCCCCAACCTGCTTGCGACTTTCGACACCGCCTTCCTGACTGTCGTGGTGATGGTCGTCTGGAAGATCGCCGGCTTCACCATGATCATTCTACTGACCGGGCTACAGGCCATTCCGTCCGAGCTGACGGAGGCCGCCCGCATCGACGGCGCCGGCCGCTGGCAGCGTTTCAGGCATCTGACGCTGCCGCTGATGCGCAAGACGATCGCGCTGGCGCTGATCGTCTCCGTCACCGGCTCGATCCTGGCTTTCGACCAGTTCTACATCATGACGGCGGGTGGCCCGCAGAACAAGATGATCTCGGTGGTCTATTACATCTTCAACCAGTCCTTCGTGTCGTTCAACCTCGGTTATGGTGCAGCGCTCTCGATCGCGCTTCTCGCCATCCTGGTCGCCATCAGCATCGTGCAGCTCTGGCTGCTTCGCGTCGGGGAGGAGCGCCCATGA